One window of the Eucalyptus grandis isolate ANBG69807.140 chromosome 8, ASM1654582v1, whole genome shotgun sequence genome contains the following:
- the LOC120286469 gene encoding LOW QUALITY PROTEIN: G-type lectin S-receptor-like serine/threonine-protein kinase LECRK1 (The sequence of the model RefSeq protein was modified relative to this genomic sequence to represent the inferred CDS: inserted 1 base in 1 codon), which translates to MANSALRCKHFIRMVATLPFLLALAFIFFTPATAQRQINITLGASLAPNTTTFNSFWLSPSGAFAFGFYQRGDGYAVGVFLPRTPRKTIVWTANRDYPPVPRNSTLRFTSDGRLVLQSSEAQETFVAIPRETAVSASMLDTGNFVLYNSRRDVIWQTSDFPTDTLLAGQHLSPSQQLCSSASESDQSTGLFRLKMQKDGNLVQYPVATPETGEHAYWASGTAGVGDNVTLYLDNDGSLYLLNATGPYVNNITASRGPPKEGIIYLLRIDPDGILRLYLYNATQNADLSKIWSLSDNKCMPKGLCGLNGFCAMNDQNLECKCLPGFGYVNPGNWTSGCERNFTADSCTRADAAPRYTIQPVSNTVWEDTAYADLTFSTNEECQKACLQDCNCEAVIYNAQSCKKMRLPLKYGRRDLTNANILSIKVGETGSNGTGANGFKPEGKKRPSRRDILIAVASSIAFAIVMLAVSVIIVHRNRVWVYERSPKEGFLTTIEDVAPTSYTFENLTKVTGNFSEEIGRGAFGTVYKGTLMKNQHSSKAVAVKKLKEISSDGXKEFLAEVKTIGKTHHRNLVRLLGYCHDGENRLLVYEYMSNGSLADVLFKAEHQASWEVKMGIAQNVARGLLYLHEECETQIIHCDIKPQNILIDDNMQAKIADFGLSKLLKPDQTNTTTMIRGTRGYVAPEWHKQLPVTVKADTYSFGVVLLEIICGRRCVDSSLPEEEAILEDWVYHCFEAGELDKLVHYQTIDQKQLERMVKVALWCIREEPALRPSMRKVLLMLEGTVDIPIPPCLTSFPSVI; encoded by the exons ATGGCTAATTCCGCCCTTCGTTGCAAGCACTTCATTCGTATGGTTGCTACGCTTCCCTTTCTTCTCGCACTCgcattcatcttcttcacaCCTGCAACTGCACAAAGACAGATCAACATAACCCTCGGTGCTTCTCTCGCACCCAACACCACCACCTTCAACTCCTTCTGGCTCTCGCCTTCCGGTGCCTTCGCGTTCGGGTTCTATCAGCGGGGCGACGGTTATGCGGTCGGGGTTTTCCTTCCACGAACTCCGCGTAAAACCATAGTCTGGACCGCTAACCGAGACTATCCTCCGGTCCCACGAAATTCCACCCTACGTTTCACCAGCGACGGGAGACTTGTCCTGCAGTCTTCAGAAGCGCAAGAGACGTTTGTTGCCATTCCGAGGGAGACTGCGGTCTCAGCTTCTATGCTCGACACTGGCAATTTCGTTCTGTATAACTCAAGGCGGGACGTCATATGGCAGACTTCTGATTTTCCGACTGACACCCTCTTGGCAGGCCAGCATTTATCACCAAGCCAACAGTTGTGCTCGAGCGCTTCCGAGAGCGACCAATCGACTGGTTTGTTTCGCCTCAAAATGCAAAAGGATGGAAACCTCGTGCAGTATCCTGTAGCTACTCCAGAGACGGGCGAGCACGCTTACTGGGCATCTGGCACCGCCGGAGTCGGTGACAATGTGACACTATATCTCGATAATGACGGTTCTCTCTACCTGTTGAACGCAACAGGTCCATATGTGAACAATATCACCGCAAGTAGAGGACCTCCAAAAGAAGGAATAATCTACCTTTTGAGAATCGACCCAGATGGGATTTTGCGACTGTACTTGTACAACGCGACCCAGAATGCGgatttgtcaaaaatatggtCGCTTTCTGACAACAAATGTATGCCCAAGGGCTTATGCGGGCTCAACGGGTTTTGCGCCATGAATGATCAAAATCTCGAGTGCAAGTGTCTTCCAGGATTCGGATATGTGAACCCGGGGAACTGGACATCTGGGTGCGAGAGGAACTTCACTGCAGATAGCTGCACGAGAGCAGACGCAGCCCCCAGGTACACTATTCAACCGGTCTCTAACACTGTATGGGAGGATACTGCGTATGCTGATCTTACTTTTTCTACCAACGAAGAATGTCAAAAGGCATGCTTGCAGGATTGCAATTGCGAAGCAGTGATATACAATGCCCAATCCTGCAAAAAGATGAGGCTTCCTTTGAAATATGGCAGGAGAGACCTCACTAATGCAAACATACTCTCCATCAAGGTAGGGGAGACTGGATCTAATGGGACTGGAGCGAATGGCTTCAAGccggagggaaagaaaaggccTTCTCGGAGAGACATTCTGATTGCAGTTGCATCATCGATTGCTTTTGCAATAGTGATGTTGGCGGTGTCTGTAATTATTGTTCACAGGAATCGTGTCTGGGTTTACGAAAGGTCTCCAAAGGAGGGATTTCTCACAACAATTGAAGATGTTGCTCCTACATCGTATACTTTTGAAAACCTGACGAAAGTGACTGGAAATTTTTCGGAAGAGATTGGCAGGGGAGCATTCGGAACAGTCTACAAAGGCACGCTGATGAAGAATCAGCACAGCAGCAAAGCTGTAGCTGTTAAGAAGCTAAAAGAGATCTCCTCTGATG GAAAGGAGTTCCTAGCTGAGGTGAAAACTATTGGAAAGACTCATCACCGGAATTTGGTCCGACTGCTAGGTTACTGTCACGATGGAGAGAATAGGCTCTTGGTGTATGAGTACATGAGCAATGGGTCACTTGCCGATGTACTCTTTAAAGCCGAACACCAAGCCAGTTGGGAAGTCAAAATGGGAATAGCTCAGAATGTTGCCAGAGGGCTTCTTTATCTACATGAAGAGTGCGAGACGCAGATCATTCATTGTGACATAAAGCCTCAGAACATATTGATAGATGACAACATGCAAGCGAAGATTGCTGATTTTGGGCTGTCGAAACTGCTGAAGCCAGATCAGACCAATACCACAACAATGATAAGGGGTACAAGAGGTTATGTTGCGCCAGAGTGGCACAAGCAACTGCCGGTGACAGTGAAAGCGGACACTTACAGCTTCGGTGTTGTGCTGTTGGAGATCATTTGTGGCCGAAGGTGTGTGGATTCGAGCCTTCCCGAGGAGGAAGCCATTCTCGAGGATTGGGTTTACCACTGCTTCGAGGCTGGTGAG
- the LOC120286779 gene encoding G-type lectin S-receptor-like serine/threonine-protein kinase LECRK3: protein MTDSTLHCMRFTSIVAPLPILLPFAFIFITATSQRQTNISLGASLTPSSNNSWLSPSGLFKFGFYLTDRGYWVGVTLGGTVVWTANRNNPPVPSSSTLLFTNDGRLVLQSTGAQDTLVANASEKAVLASFSDTGNFVLYNSRGDKIWQSFHSPTDTLLAGQILSPGQQLLSSISDSDPSTGIFRLDMQTNGNLVQYPVDSPVGENYYWSSETFGLSNTATLYLDNDGSLYLLNITGEILKNITPSRGPPKEGILYLMRLDVDGILRLYSYNATGKNLSVKWYSSNNKCSPGGVCGFNMFCMMIDQNAECECLPGFVPVNKGDRYGCKRKFTAQTCEETNPLPGYNIEPVNNTVWENTTYDSLTSLTEKECQEACLRDCNCEAVIYEDGNCGKQRLPLRYGRRDPDESNTLYIKVGETRLKRPFERVIPISIASSVAFALVTLAVSGFIVSKYRARVHVPFSKEGNTRIIENVSLKLYTYEELKKVTKDFAEQIGKGAFGTVYKGTLSNDLKVVAVKKLEKIASDGDTEFQTEVKIIGRTHHRNLVKLLGYCVDGQHRLLVYEYMSNGSLADLLFAPERRPRGDEKMGIARNIARGLLYLHEECETQIIHCDIKPQNILIDKHKHAKISDFGLSKLLKPDQTNTMTRIRGTRGYVAPEWHKKLPVTVKADVYSFGIMLLEIICCRRSVDWKLPDEEAVLEEWVHNCFRAGELEKLVDDELMDRRQLERMVKVGLWCVLEEPSLRPSMKKVLLMLEGTVDIPIPPCPSSIISAI from the exons ATGACTGATTCAACCCTCCATTGCATGCGCTTCACTTCTATTGTTGCTCCCCTTCCCATTCTTCTCCCATTTGCATTCATCTTCATAACTGCAACTTCACAGAGACAGACAAACATAAGCCTTGGTGC atcTCTCACCCCTTCCTCCAACAACTCATGGCTCTCACCTTCTGGCCTCTTCAAATTCGGATTCTACCTGACAGACCGTGGTTACTGGGTTGGAGTAACTCTAGGGGGAACCGTGGTTTGGACGGCCAACCGAAACAACCCTCCAGTCCCGAGCAGTTCCACCCTGCTCTTCACCAATGACGGGAGACTCGTCCTGCAGTCCACAGGAGCACAAGATACGCTCGTCGCCAATGCTAGCGAGAAGGCAGTCTTGGCTTCCTTTTCCGATACGGGCAATTTCGTCTTGTATAACTCGAGGGGGGACAAAATATGGCAGAGTTTCCATTCGCCAACCGATACCCTCTTGGCAGGGCAAATCTTATCACCGGGCCAACAGTTGCTTTCGAGCATTTCCGATAGCGACCCATCGACTGGTATCTTTCGTCTTGACATGCAGACAAACGGGAACCTCGTGCAATATCCGGTAGATAGTCCGGTGGGCGAGAACTATTACTGGTCGTCTGAGACCTTTGGACTCAGTAACACTGCAACACTATATCTCGATAATGATGGTTCTCTCTACTTGTTGAACATAACAGGTGAAATTTTAAAGAATATCACCCCTAGTAGGGGACCTCCTAAGGAAGGAATCCTCTATCTTATGAGACTCGATGTAGATGGGATTTTGCGACTGTACTCATACAACGCGACTGGGAAGAACTTGTCCGTGAAATGGTATTCTTCTAATAACAAATGCAGCCCTGGTGGCGTATGCGGGTTCAACATGTTCTGCATGATGATCGATCAGAACGCCGAGTGCGAGTGTCTCCCAGGATTCGTGCCTGTGAACAAGGGCGACCGATATGGCTGCAAGAGGAAGTTCACCGCCCAAACCTGCGAGGAAACAAACCCCCTCCCTGGATACAACATTGAACCGGTCAATAACACCGTGTGGGAGAACACCACCTATGACTCACTGACGTCCTTGACCGAGAAAGAATGTCAAGAAGCATGTCTGCGGGATTGCAATTGCGAAGCTGTGATATACGAAGATGGAAACTGCGGAAAGCAGAGGCTCCCTCTTAGATACGGCAGGAGAGACCCCGACGAGTCGAACACTCTTTATATCAAGGTTGGTGAGACTAGATTAAAAAGACCTTTTGAGAGAGTGATTCCAATCTCGATTGCATCTTCTGTTGCTTTTGCATTAGTCACACTAGCTGTGTCTGGATTCATTGTTTCCAAGTATCGTGCTCGGGTACACGTACCATTTTCCAAGGAGGGAAATACCAGAATAATAGAGAACGTTTCGCTGAAATTATATACCTATGAAGAGCTGAAGAAAGTGACCAAAGATTTTGCCGAACAGATTGGCAAGGGAGCATTTGGCACAGTTTATAAAGGCACGCTGTCCAATGACCTCAAGGTTGTGGCTGTCAAGAAACTAGAGAAGATCGCATCTGATGGGGATACTGAATTCCAAACTGAGGTGAAAATTATTGGGAGGACGCATCATCGGAATCTCGTCAAGCTGCTCGGCTATTGTGTTGATGGACAGCACAGGCTTTTGGTGTACGAGTACATGAGCAATGGATCACTCGCGGATCTGCTTTTTGCGCCAGAAAGACGACCTCGTGGGGATGAGAAGATGGGAATCGCTCGGAACATAGCTAGAGGTCTCCTCTATCTACATGAAGAGTGCGAAACCCAGATCATTCACTGCGATATAAAGCCCCAGAACATACTAATCGACAAGCATAAGCATGCAAAAATATCCGATTTCGGGTTGTCAAAGCTGCTCAAGCCAGATCAAACCAACACCATGACAAGGATTAGAGGAACGCGCGGGTACGTTGCGCCAGAGTGGCACAAGAAACTGCCGGTGACAGTGAAGGCGGATGTTTACAGCTTTGGAATCATGTTGCTGGAGATCATCTGCTGCCGAAGGAGTGTGGATTGGAAGCTCCCCGATGAGGAAGCCGTTCTCGAAGAATGGGTCCACAACTGTTTTCGAGCTGGGGAACTAGAGAAGCTTGTAGATGATGAATTAATGGACAGAAGACAGTTGGAGAGAATGGTTAAAGTGGGTCTCTGGTGCGTCCTGGAAGAGCCATCACTTCGTCCTTCAATGAAGAAGGTGCTTCTGATGCTCGAGGGCACAGTGGACATTCCAATACCTCCTTGTCCTTCTTCGATAATCAGTGCCATCTAA